The following proteins come from a genomic window of bacterium:
- a CDS encoding response regulator, with product MRTLIVDDESLSRRIVREYLGLHSEIEIVGECANGFDAVKEITEQNPDLVFLDIQMPKLSGFEALELVDKNVSVVFVTAYDQYALKAFEVHAVDYLLKPFSQQRFDEALEHALRDISAKKHKNFHAIAAAAQPKDRIQERVLVREGSQVHVLPAETIDYVEAQDDYIRIQAGGKSFLKQQRLSELEEALDHKKFIRIHRSYILNIERMAKIELYAKDSRVVILKDGTKLNVSRAGYEKLRGLL from the coding sequence ATTCGAACCCTGATCGTCGATGACGAATCTCTGTCACGGCGCATCGTACGGGAATACCTTGGACTGCATTCGGAGATCGAGATCGTCGGCGAATGTGCGAACGGATTTGACGCCGTAAAAGAGATCACGGAACAAAACCCCGATCTTGTATTTCTTGACATACAAATGCCGAAACTAAGCGGTTTTGAAGCGTTGGAACTTGTGGACAAAAATGTATCGGTTGTTTTTGTAACGGCCTACGATCAATATGCACTGAAAGCCTTTGAAGTTCACGCCGTGGATTATCTTCTCAAGCCATTCAGCCAACAGCGTTTTGATGAAGCACTGGAACATGCGCTACGGGACATATCCGCGAAAAAGCATAAAAACTTTCACGCGATAGCCGCCGCCGCGCAGCCTAAAGACCGTATTCAGGAACGTGTGCTGGTGCGCGAAGGATCACAGGTGCACGTTCTGCCGGCGGAAACGATAGACTATGTAGAGGCGCAGGATGATTATATCAGGATTCAGGCAGGTGGAAAATCATTTCTAAAACAACAGCGTTTATCTGAATTGGAAGAAGCTTTGGATCATAAAAAATTCATTCGGATTCACCGTTCGTATATTCTGAATATCGAACGTATGGCGAAGATCGAGCTGTATGCGAAGGACAGCCGCGTGGTGATACTTAAGGACGGTACGAAATTGAATGTGAGCCGGGCGGGGTATGAGAAATTACGCGGATTGCTGTAA
- a CDS encoding AraC family transcriptional regulator: MLSEILYAIKIVTVFQLLFFSVFLFFHSRSGKLGNYILAGFLAALTFGTIYRLSFYDIEICIEKYPQLVFIGESSGLILGPSLYLYAQTIVRGEQAVNLTKLLLHSIPFIVFWAFFLPQLNVDFSTEGRLFSTSLEMFLPYADILIHGLIVTHFIVYTSSTLLTIHRYHKEMLNHYSTVEKLRFRWLAILITAFVSTWFLGFANYTSAWYGEQIKSVGVSYVFAAFIFSNLIIIKGLRQPQIFIDLFQIVPDRPKYSKTLLRDEEIKTYRQQVQNYMEKYKPYTDAGFTMDDLANALSLPAHVVSQVLNTSFEKNFFQFINHYRIEECKRLFQVQSGEKASVLEICYKSGFNSKTTFNTTFKKVTGYTPTEYLRKTTDSPKK; the protein is encoded by the coding sequence ATGTTGTCCGAAATACTTTACGCCATCAAAATTGTAACTGTTTTTCAGTTATTATTTTTCTCAGTTTTTCTTTTTTTTCATAGTCGATCGGGAAAGCTGGGAAATTATATTCTTGCTGGCTTTCTTGCGGCGCTTACGTTTGGAACGATTTACCGACTTTCATTTTACGATATCGAAATTTGCATTGAAAAATATCCCCAACTCGTTTTTATAGGCGAATCGTCCGGGCTAATTCTAGGGCCTTCGCTGTATTTGTATGCGCAAACGATCGTTCGCGGAGAGCAGGCTGTTAATCTAACCAAGTTACTGCTGCACAGCATTCCTTTTATAGTTTTCTGGGCGTTCTTCTTACCTCAACTAAATGTTGATTTTTCAACGGAAGGACGTTTGTTTTCGACATCGCTAGAAATGTTTCTGCCGTATGCGGATATTTTGATTCATGGTTTGATCGTTACCCATTTTATTGTCTATACGTCGTCAACGCTTTTGACTATCCATAGATATCATAAAGAAATGTTGAATCATTATTCCACGGTAGAAAAATTACGCTTTCGGTGGTTGGCTATTTTGATAACCGCGTTTGTAAGCACATGGTTTTTGGGATTTGCCAATTATACCTCTGCATGGTATGGTGAGCAAATCAAATCGGTTGGGGTGTCGTACGTATTTGCTGCATTTATTTTTTCAAATCTCATTATTATCAAAGGGCTTCGACAGCCGCAGATTTTCATCGATCTTTTTCAGATCGTCCCGGATCGTCCCAAATATTCAAAAACCTTATTGCGGGATGAAGAGATCAAAACGTATCGACAGCAGGTGCAAAACTATATGGAAAAGTATAAGCCGTACACGGATGCCGGATTTACGATGGATGATCTTGCGAATGCGTTATCACTCCCCGCCCATGTCGTTTCACAGGTGCTCAATACATCTTTTGAAAAAAACTTTTTTCAATTTATAAATCACTATCGCATCGAAGAATGTAAGCGGCTTTTTCAAGTTCAGTCCGGTGAAAAGGCATCCGTCCTTGAGATATGTTATAAATCCGGCTTTAATTCTAAAACGACGTTTAATACTACATTCAAAAAAGTGACAGGATATACACCCACCGAATATTTAAGAAAAACTACTGATTCTCCAAAAAAATAA
- a CDS encoding amidohydrolase family protein, with amino-acid sequence MNGFMFLFSLSFDYLSRIGFFLKSKNSITRMNLRMIIKRSSMKRWMLVLLWFSSIHINAQNENQRERDSIVDHHVHFLSPDLISQWKALGIPFSKKDNFYSDIDSIVRLLGTRHMKLVSMAHVFTSSEFGPPASDAYEAVKKENNYLAYLKNKYPKTIRAYYGIDPLQNYTLTEIKRCQRELGLDGIKLHFNTSQVFLTEPEHRKKVKEVFKYASIHQIPVLLHLDNSHGSFGELDVRLLADSILSGLDYVKLHIAHFGTSGGFNARTKSVIDTFTELFSEQHPISKQHIRFDISAVGLNKDSDGIARLNEEQFKELGIYARKLGFDKIVFGTDYPLYSAHEYLNVLKNKLNLTPDELKQLLMEK; translated from the coding sequence ATGAATGGATTTATGTTTTTATTCAGCCTTTCGTTCGACTACTTATCGCGTATTGGCTTTTTTCTCAAATCAAAAAACTCAATTACAAGGATGAATCTGCGCATGATTATCAAGCGTAGCTCGATGAAAAGATGGATGCTTGTGTTGTTATGGTTCAGTAGCATTCATATAAACGCCCAAAATGAAAATCAGCGCGAGCGCGATTCTATCGTTGATCACCACGTACATTTCTTATCGCCGGATTTGATTTCCCAATGGAAAGCTCTGGGGATCCCTTTTTCTAAAAAAGATAATTTCTATTCCGATATCGATTCGATCGTGAGACTGCTCGGAACGCGTCACATGAAACTTGTATCGATGGCGCACGTATTCACTTCTTCAGAATTCGGCCCGCCCGCTTCCGATGCATATGAAGCCGTAAAAAAGGAAAATAACTATTTAGCCTATCTTAAAAACAAGTATCCAAAGACTATAAGAGCTTATTATGGAATAGATCCTCTTCAGAATTACACATTGACGGAAATCAAACGCTGTCAGCGGGAATTAGGGTTAGACGGTATCAAGTTACATTTTAACACTTCCCAGGTATTTTTGACAGAACCGGAACACCGAAAGAAGGTCAAGGAAGTGTTTAAATATGCTTCTATACATCAGATACCCGTCTTGTTGCATCTGGATAACAGCCATGGGAGTTTTGGGGAACTTGATGTGCGTTTACTGGCCGACTCGATACTATCCGGTTTGGATTACGTCAAGCTTCATATTGCGCATTTCGGCACTTCCGGCGGTTTCAATGCAAGGACAAAGAGCGTCATTGATACGTTTACCGAATTATTTTCAGAGCAGCATCCGATTTCGAAACAACATATACGCTTCGATATTTCGGCGGTTGGGTTGAATAAGGATAGCGATGGAATCGCCCGCCTAAACGAAGAACAATTTAAAGAACTGGGTATCTATGCGCGCAAGTTAGGCTTTGATAAAATTGTATTTGGAACGGATTACCCGCTGTATTCAGCCCATGAATATCTGAACGTACTAAAAAACAAACTCAATCTTACACCGGACGAGTTAAAACAGCTCTTAATGGAGAAATGA
- a CDS encoding amidohydrolase family protein codes for MSIKIVLYVYLLFVTLDNYNLILAQTNVFTNVNIIPMDSAHILTDHFVMVTDGKIAYIGKEKPARIPKKAHYIDARGKYLIPGLIDSYAHIHEKNLGLFLANGITTVRNAPGSAFQHALKKLTDSQELIGPRIYSVGPALTGSITAYHTQGALANAEEVRFAVRETKRMGYDAVFSYVTISPEVYKEMLDEAQKCGLPVQGHVPYMVPYKDYIEGNQSSFDNLVGLMNLQSGATYPEERLAQFADDYRRTGKYVIPTLTIHKARASARKIDSLKNQSSMKYVLPRQKEYWRLNSQQYTYSGAPDIVKTFYQNGVQLLLGSDGGFHFVVHGFSYLDEAQNFAELGISNYDILSAGTVHAARYLGWDKKIGTIEVGKEADLVLLNRNPLEDIRALADHSGVMIRGSWYSREQLDEMLRTLEKEIHEMPATNRMEFFPKPPRSFEPYAQYEIYYKSVRCGDEKIYISQDGKQQSKILSYNSIDPLCQRNTITEWTFQNDNIQDTKVKRTSIEGTTEVSMRPNKGYTSVTGQHPIFGTINFTDSTDVHRITGGPNTSINLDVDVVGNYYVLFKHLKPLDIGQTDSVISKKIELNPEEWGRQSIIGNSWYKVTRVIANDTVANHKKYEITQPGFNGSPDFNFKSVITVNEDGVIDHITFNDNVIIKKVKWSAIK; via the coding sequence TTGAGTATCAAAATAGTCCTGTACGTTTATTTGTTGTTTGTCACCCTTGACAATTACAACCTGATTTTGGCGCAGACAAACGTATTTACGAATGTCAATATCATTCCGATGGACAGTGCGCATATATTGACGGATCATTTCGTTATGGTGACCGACGGGAAAATCGCATATATCGGAAAGGAGAAACCCGCGCGAATCCCAAAAAAAGCACATTATATCGATGCCCGTGGAAAATATCTCATACCCGGATTGATTGACAGTTACGCTCACATCCATGAAAAAAACCTCGGGCTTTTTCTCGCTAACGGTATCACTACGGTACGCAATGCTCCCGGTTCCGCCTTTCAGCATGCTCTCAAGAAATTAACCGACAGCCAGGAGCTGATAGGTCCACGAATATACAGCGTTGGACCTGCGCTAACGGGATCAATAACGGCTTATCATACGCAGGGTGCTTTGGCCAATGCGGAAGAAGTTCGATTTGCAGTAAGGGAAACCAAGCGTATGGGTTACGATGCCGTTTTTTCGTATGTTACGATCTCTCCGGAAGTTTATAAGGAGATGTTGGACGAGGCGCAAAAATGCGGACTTCCCGTTCAAGGCCATGTACCCTACATGGTTCCCTATAAAGACTATATTGAAGGAAATCAATCATCTTTTGACAATCTTGTCGGGTTAATGAATTTACAAAGCGGAGCCACTTACCCGGAGGAACGCCTGGCTCAGTTTGCAGATGACTACAGGCGAACTGGAAAATACGTTATTCCCACCCTGACTATCCATAAAGCACGAGCCTCGGCCAGAAAAATAGACAGCCTAAAAAATCAATCTTCGATGAAATATGTGCTACCCCGCCAAAAGGAGTACTGGCGTCTGAACTCACAACAATACACTTATTCCGGCGCCCCGGATATCGTAAAGACATTTTACCAAAATGGCGTCCAACTTCTTTTAGGCTCAGACGGCGGTTTTCATTTTGTTGTGCATGGTTTTTCCTATCTTGATGAAGCGCAGAATTTTGCCGAGTTGGGAATATCCAACTATGACATACTCAGCGCCGGTACGGTCCACGCGGCGCGCTATCTCGGCTGGGATAAAAAAATCGGGACGATCGAAGTTGGCAAAGAAGCCGATTTGGTTTTACTTAATCGTAACCCGTTGGAAGATATCAGAGCGCTTGCTGATCACAGCGGCGTCATGATCCGTGGGTCATGGTATTCCCGGGAACAACTTGATGAAATGTTAAGAACACTTGAAAAAGAAATTCACGAAATGCCCGCAACAAATCGCATGGAGTTTTTTCCAAAACCGCCGCGTTCGTTTGAACCTTATGCGCAATATGAAATATATTATAAATCGGTACGGTGTGGAGATGAAAAAATCTATATATCGCAAGACGGTAAGCAACAGTCAAAGATCCTGAGTTATAACAGTATTGATCCTTTATGCCAGCGTAACACCATCACCGAATGGACGTTTCAGAATGATAATATTCAAGATACGAAAGTGAAGCGTACTTCCATCGAAGGGACTACGGAAGTATCCATGCGACCCAACAAAGGTTATACATCCGTCACCGGTCAGCATCCTATCTTCGGCACGATTAACTTCACGGATAGCACGGATGTTCATCGTATAACCGGAGGGCCTAACACATCGATCAATCTGGACGTAGACGTGGTCGGTAACTATTACGTGTTATTTAAGCATTTGAAGCCGCTGGATATCGGTCAAACCGATAGCGTCATATCAAAAAAAATAGAACTTAATCCCGAAGAGTGGGGACGCCAATCTATCATTGGTAATTCCTGGTACAAGGTCACACGAGTAATTGCAAATGACACTGTTGCGAATCATAAAAAGTATGAGATTACTCAACCGGGATTCAACGGCTCTCCGGATTTTAACTTCAAAAGCGTAATTACCGTTAATGAAGATGGTGTGATCGATCATATCACGTTTAATGACAATGTGATCATAAAAAAGGTAAAATGGTCCGCAATAAAGTAG
- the truA gene encoding tRNA pseudouridine(38-40) synthase TruA, translated as MSRYKLIIEYEGTRYSGWQAQKEARTVQGEIITAVEKVLNTNEFELYASGRTDGGVHALRQVAHLEAVTKLEPFKLRIQINDALPADIHILDIEKADTKFHARHDAVARSYLYQISRRRSAFGKRFVWWIKDELNIQKMQDAAKLFVGLKNFQSFAPDEMESKSSKVMIESIQIKESGALILIRIVGSHFLWKMVRQMVGVMAEVGRGKLTSKDIQQFLQSKSDIPARFTAPPSGLFLERVYYKDDKRLDVLEPVLKIE; from the coding sequence ATGTCCCGTTACAAACTAATTATCGAATACGAGGGAACCCGTTACAGCGGCTGGCAGGCGCAAAAAGAAGCGCGCACCGTTCAGGGCGAAATTATCACTGCGGTCGAGAAGGTGTTGAATACGAACGAGTTCGAATTGTACGCTTCCGGACGTACGGATGGCGGTGTGCATGCGCTCAGGCAAGTGGCACATCTGGAGGCGGTGACAAAACTCGAACCGTTTAAACTGCGAATTCAGATCAACGATGCCCTGCCCGCCGATATTCATATTCTGGACATCGAAAAAGCAGATACCAAGTTTCACGCGCGGCATGACGCTGTTGCGCGCAGTTACTTGTATCAGATCTCGCGCCGCCGGAGCGCGTTCGGAAAACGGTTTGTTTGGTGGATCAAGGATGAATTGAATATTCAGAAAATGCAGGATGCGGCAAAATTATTTGTCGGGCTGAAAAATTTTCAATCTTTTGCCCCGGACGAAATGGAAAGCAAATCTTCCAAAGTGATGATCGAGAGTATTCAGATCAAAGAAAGCGGAGCTCTAATCCTCATTCGAATCGTTGGATCGCATTTTTTATGGAAGATGGTCCGGCAAATGGTAGGTGTTATGGCGGAAGTGGGCCGCGGAAAATTGACGTCAAAAGACATTCAACAATTTCTCCAGTCGAAATCCGATATTCCGGCACGATTCACTGCACCGCCATCGGGATTATTTCTGGAACGGGTCTATTATAAGGATGATAAAAGGCTGGATGTTTTGGAGCCGGTTCTGAAGATCGAATAA
- a CDS encoding YkgJ family cysteine cluster protein, translating into MSRAGVKPSGLIAHAGNRISLTTKGEYVSSVFRLIRIIFYARKKGLLHLRKADAPIRLDCIGGECGLCCDVLGGGVVVTEEDALKIGEPSLVRSGKSIKLKSNGFACALLKDKACSCYSARPQGCREYPWYRIDGQLYYDSGCPGMKHDRDERPAVYSIKPFDNYLPGIPKFLQRIIKKILLH; encoded by the coding sequence ATTTCTCGCGCCGGTGTCAAGCCTTCTGGTCTCATCGCTCATGCTGGGAATCGGATTTCTCTTACAACAAAAGGAGAATACGTGAGTTCCGTGTTTCGCCTGATCCGGATTATTTTCTACGCGCGTAAAAAAGGATTACTACATCTGCGAAAAGCCGATGCGCCGATCCGGCTGGATTGTATCGGCGGGGAATGCGGACTATGTTGTGATGTTCTGGGCGGCGGTGTGGTTGTAACGGAAGAAGATGCTTTAAAAATCGGCGAGCCATCGCTCGTTCGTTCCGGCAAGAGTATTAAACTAAAATCAAACGGTTTCGCCTGTGCGCTATTAAAAGATAAAGCCTGTTCGTGCTACTCAGCGCGGCCGCAGGGCTGCCGGGAATATCCGTGGTATCGGATTGACGGACAATTGTATTATGATTCGGGTTGTCCGGGAATGAAACATGACCGCGACGAACGACCGGCTGTTTACTCGATTAAACCATTTGATAATTATCTGCCGGGAATACCGAAGTTTTTGCAGAGAATAATAAAAAAGATTTTGCTTCATTAA
- a CDS encoding tRNA-dependent cyclodipeptide synthase — MTTNKDLLTEYTTRIESIAPAITQKELFLHRRCYLGISIGNPQFRGESFQVLLEWISRHFDECLIVVGDYLQRYNEHIFYNRQAKEAEIESLRMGDAFLKESEKYLSLLPKEKFRVTRWKSFLDSPEYHKAKKILDELFVSSFEFRESIDKTSTEFISRQMKNKKSPVVDKKTAIALSTQYLLEEIAVFSVLVENGWAVEVYPGAEIPVLVDIAAGKFPHIPPALKQRINVELRITKKSKNPS, encoded by the coding sequence TTGACAACAAATAAAGATCTATTAACCGAATACACCACACGCATCGAGAGTATCGCGCCGGCGATCACGCAGAAAGAACTGTTTCTCCACCGCCGATGTTATCTCGGTATCAGCATTGGCAATCCGCAGTTCCGCGGCGAATCGTTCCAGGTATTGCTCGAATGGATTTCACGTCATTTTGACGAATGCCTGATTGTAGTAGGCGATTATCTTCAGCGTTATAACGAACATATTTTCTACAACCGACAGGCCAAAGAAGCTGAAATTGAATCGCTGCGCATGGGCGATGCTTTTTTAAAAGAGTCCGAAAAATATCTGTCGCTACTTCCTAAAGAAAAATTTCGTGTGACACGCTGGAAGTCGTTTCTCGACTCGCCGGAATACCATAAGGCGAAAAAGATCCTGGATGAACTATTTGTATCCAGTTTTGAATTTCGGGAATCGATCGATAAAACATCGACTGAATTTATTTCTCGCCAGATGAAAAATAAAAAAAGCCCCGTTGTAGACAAAAAAACAGCCATAGCCTTATCAACCCAATATCTGCTTGAAGAGATAGCGGTATTCAGCGTTCTTGTCGAAAACGGCTGGGCGGTGGAAGTATATCCCGGCGCCGAAATTCCCGTACTAGTGGATATTGCCGCCGGTAAATTTCCGCACATTCCTCCCGCATTGAAACAGCGCATCAACGTCGAATTGCGCATCACCAAAAAAAGCAAAAATCCATCATGA
- a CDS encoding GWxTD domain-containing protein: MKNFFPFLFFVSLCFQLSSVFSQSPKPLDLKDSIKILRKELKSNPDGSRLRFELAKLYLSDDEYGGIIDLYEKKFDKKECTAAEYKMYAVARIRNYEKMVITGKILSKIPIASMFHSDLSDAGKALDLVLQQDSADLEAKFFKGVLRCVNGKETEAENIFREIITADPYFKTYIFYDAWLELGALLRKQERWKEANELFEKRAALDSADTWPMIQLALSYIDVKKDEGATRAFYRGLRSVSDQKNIEQLYLEALPIATKEEINVWKVLAAPADQLQFLQTFWKSRDPNLVDAVNERLVEHYRRVQHARTYYKKIRSPYFDDRGLVYIKMGPPDKYFTGVNDASWVYESTNEHFDFVDVGHGTYEIRPLSDAVPLAGSAQERFAALYNLLDARRNYHTDYERLANRMKGAENSISVERNAQQVLGVYQSNLNIIEQQLNTITLSKPVNEKFDFNTGAQPLQINANFASFKSTNSSRLDFYYMIPVQRLKFMPVENVYDKSFLTVKAKIFDTTYQEINYLERDYRITSVDSTLQSEYYIIDELRSLLKPGNYLLALDIRNNLNEKIGIYKIKLRVRDYSSRQLTISDIELSSSVSQQVIIDKFIKPDTKLRVVPNPAGLSPKSKPLTIYYEIYNLTLDNEGMSSYEVSYTIDTKSKKNFFAKLFSGNSSISSTTLKTGASTLEREYIAFDISELPEGKAFLSVKVTDQLSNKSAVSSIELKIK; encoded by the coding sequence ATGAAAAATTTTTTCCCATTTTTATTTTTTGTATCCCTTTGCTTCCAACTATCTTCCGTATTTTCGCAATCCCCAAAACCTCTCGATCTTAAAGACAGCATTAAAATTCTCAGGAAAGAACTAAAAAGTAATCCCGACGGCTCGCGCCTGCGTTTCGAACTGGCGAAATTATATCTTTCTGACGACGAATACGGCGGGATCATCGATCTATACGAAAAAAAATTCGATAAGAAAGAATGCACTGCCGCAGAATATAAAATGTACGCCGTTGCGCGGATCAGAAATTATGAAAAAATGGTTATCACCGGCAAAATACTATCCAAAATACCGATCGCATCCATGTTTCATTCCGATTTGTCCGACGCGGGAAAAGCCTTGGACCTAGTTCTGCAACAGGACTCTGCAGACCTTGAGGCTAAATTCTTTAAAGGCGTTTTACGCTGCGTAAACGGAAAAGAAACTGAAGCGGAAAATATATTTCGGGAGATCATTACAGCCGATCCTTATTTTAAGACGTACATTTTTTATGATGCGTGGCTGGAACTTGGAGCGCTTTTAAGAAAACAGGAACGATGGAAAGAAGCCAATGAGTTGTTTGAGAAACGAGCCGCTCTCGACAGCGCAGATACGTGGCCGATGATCCAATTGGCCTTGTCTTACATAGACGTAAAAAAAGATGAAGGCGCCACCCGCGCATTTTACCGGGGATTACGATCCGTTTCAGATCAAAAGAATATCGAGCAATTGTACTTAGAAGCATTACCGATCGCTACGAAAGAAGAAATTAATGTATGGAAAGTACTGGCCGCTCCCGCGGATCAACTCCAATTTCTACAGACATTCTGGAAAAGCCGCGATCCAAATCTCGTCGATGCTGTGAATGAACGATTGGTCGAACATTACCGCCGTGTGCAGCATGCGCGCACATATTACAAAAAAATTCGCTCGCCGTACTTCGATGACCGCGGATTAGTTTACATCAAAATGGGCCCGCCTGACAAATACTTTACAGGAGTCAATGACGCGTCCTGGGTGTACGAAAGCACGAATGAACATTTCGATTTTGTTGATGTAGGGCATGGCACGTACGAGATCCGGCCTTTATCTGATGCGGTACCTCTTGCAGGGAGCGCGCAGGAGCGGTTCGCTGCCTTGTACAATCTTCTGGATGCGCGTAGAAATTACCATACCGACTACGAACGCCTGGCCAACCGGATGAAAGGCGCCGAAAATAGTATTTCAGTTGAGCGTAACGCACAGCAGGTGCTTGGCGTTTATCAAAGCAATCTGAATATAATCGAACAACAATTGAATACCATTACACTGAGTAAGCCTGTAAACGAAAAATTCGATTTCAACACCGGCGCACAGCCCTTGCAAATCAACGCAAACTTCGCCTCTTTCAAAAGTACCAATTCTTCTCGCCTGGACTTTTATTATATGATTCCCGTTCAGCGGCTGAAATTCATGCCGGTCGAGAACGTTTATGATAAATCTTTTCTCACCGTGAAAGCGAAAATATTCGACACTACGTATCAGGAAATTAATTATCTCGAAAGAGACTACCGTATCACCAGCGTGGATTCCACGTTGCAATCGGAATATTACATAATTGACGAACTGCGCAGCCTGCTTAAGCCCGGTAATTATCTGCTGGCACTAGACATTCGTAACAATCTGAATGAAAAGATAGGAATTTACAAAATCAAGCTTCGCGTCCGAGATTATTCTTCCAGACAACTCACGATCAGCGACATTGAACTATCCTCCTCGGTGAGTCAGCAGGTAATCATTGACAAGTTCATCAAACCCGATACGAAATTGCGCGTCGTTCCAAACCCCGCGGGTTTGAGCCCAAAATCGAAACCGCTGACCATTTATTATGAAATCTATAATCTGACGTTGGATAATGAAGGGATGAGTTCGTACGAAGTATCTTATACGATAGACACCAAATCCAAGAAGAATTTTTTTGCAAAACTCTTTTCAGGCAACTCGAGTATCAGTTCTACGACGCTCAAGACCGGCGCATCAACTCTTGAAAGAGAATACATTGCGTTCGATATCAGCGAATTGCCGGAAGGGAAAGCTTTCCTAAGCGTGAAAGTAACCGATCAATTAAGCAATAAATCAGCAGTATCCTCAATCGAACTGAAAATAAAATAA
- a CDS encoding C4-dicarboxylate ABC transporter substrate-binding protein, whose amino-acid sequence MIFGIIRPVVIYLFLQIFCTVSMFTMDSAEYESSRSVVIKMATLAPSGSAWHENLKEIASEWNRASGGAVTLRIYPDGVAGDESDMVRKMRIGQLQGAMITNAGLSRFVSEANALTIPLAVDSWESLDRVRNAMKPRLEKLLEEQGIVVLNWGDAGWVRFFVNNPDPSVKTVQKAKLFVWSSDDGTADVWKASGFNAIPLASTDILPGLQTGMINAYNSTATMALASQWFAFTPYMIDMPWAPLIGVTVVTKDTWEKIPETTRDELKRIAEDAGQRLQKEVRRIEDQAISEMQKRGLKVIKPSEDQYKEWQKVAQASYPKIRGSLIPTQWFDDAMRAAKGEK is encoded by the coding sequence ATGATTTTCGGTATTATTCGGCCGGTTGTAATCTATTTATTTCTCCAGATATTTTGCACGGTTTCCATGTTTACAATGGATTCCGCGGAATACGAAAGCTCACGATCTGTCGTGATAAAGATGGCGACGCTGGCCCCCAGCGGTTCCGCGTGGCATGAGAATCTTAAGGAAATAGCTTCAGAGTGGAACCGCGCCAGCGGCGGCGCTGTGACGCTTCGTATCTATCCGGACGGTGTTGCCGGCGACGAATCGGATATGGTGCGCAAGATGCGTATCGGGCAGCTGCAGGGCGCCATGATCACCAATGCGGGCCTTAGCCGCTTCGTATCTGAAGCGAACGCGCTGACCATTCCGCTGGCGGTGGACTCATGGGAGTCATTGGACCGTGTACGCAACGCCATGAAACCGCGGCTGGAAAAACTTTTGGAGGAACAAGGGATCGTCGTACTTAACTGGGGGGACGCTGGATGGGTACGCTTTTTTGTGAACAATCCCGATCCTTCGGTCAAGACCGTGCAAAAAGCGAAACTTTTCGTCTGGTCGAGCGACGACGGCACAGCGGATGTATGGAAGGCTTCGGGCTTCAATGCTATTCCGCTCGCGTCTACGGACATTCTGCCCGGACTGCAAACCGGTATGATCAACGCATACAATTCCACAGCAACCATGGCGCTGGCAAGTCAGTGGTTCGCATTTACTCCCTACATGATCGATATGCCGTGGGCGCCGCTGATCGGCGTGACCGTGGTAACAAAAGACACGTGGGAAAAAATTCCGGAAACGACGCGCGACGAATTAAAACGAATCGCCGAAGACGCAGGGCAGCGTTTGCAAAAGGAAGTTCGTCGAATAGAAGATCAGGCTATCTCCGAAATGCAGAAACGCGGATTGAAAGTCATCAAGCCCAGTGAAGATCAATACAAAGAATGGCAAAAAGTCGCACAGGCATCTTATCCCAAAATTCGGGGATCTCTCATTCCGACCCAATGGTTTGACGATGCGATGCGTGCCGCGAAAGGCGAGAAATAA